The segment gagagtgtgacattgtacagagcggattgatcagggacagtgtgacagtgtacagagcggattgatcacggacagtgtgacactgtacagtgctgattgatcagggacagtgtgacactgtacagagcggattgatcagggacagtgtgacattgtacagagcggattgatcagggacagtgtgacactgtacagagcggattgatcagggacagtgtgacactgtacagagcggattgatcagggacagtgtgacactgtacagagcggattgatcagggacagtgtgacactgtacagagcggattgatcacggacagtgtgacactgtacagagcggattgatcagggacagtgtgacactgtacagagcggattgatcagggactgtgtgacactgtacagagcggattgatcagggacagtgtgacagtgtacagagcggattgatcagggacagtgtgacagtgtacagagcggattgatcagggacagtgtgacactgtacagagcggattgatcagggacagtgtgacagtgtacagagcggattgatcagggacagtgtgacactgtacagagcggattgatcagggacagtgtgacactgtacagagcggattgatcagggacagtgtgacactgtacagagcggattgatcagggacagtgtgacagtgtacagagcggattgatcagggacagtgtgacactgtacagagcggattgatcagggacagtgtgacactgtacagagcggattgatcagggacagtgtgacactgtacagagcggattgatcagggacagtgtgacactgtacagagcggattgatcagggacagtgtgaaagtgtacagagcggattgatcagggacagtgtgaaagtgtacagagcggattgatcagggacagtgcgaCAGTGtatagagcggattgatcagggacagtgtgaaagtgtacagagcggattgatgagggacagtgtcacactgtacagagcggattgaacaGGGGCAGtgtgaaagtgtacagagcggattgatcagggacagtgcgaCAGTGtatagagcggattgatcagggacagtgtgacactgtacagagcggattgatcagggacagtgtgacagtgtacagagcggattgatcagggacagtgtgacactgtacagagcggattgatcagggacagtgtgacattgtacagagcggattgatcagggacagtgtcacactgtacagagcggattgatcagggacagtgtcacactgtacagagcggattgatcagggacagtgtgacactgtacagggcTCAAtgatgtttactctgtatctaaccctgtgctgtgcctgtccttggagtgtttgatggcgacagtgtagagggagctttactctgtatctaacccggtgctgtacctgtcctgggagtgtttgatgcggacagtgtagagggagctttactctgtatctaaccccttgctgtatctgtcctcggagtgtttgatggggacagtgtagagggagctttactctgtatctaatcccgtgctgcacctgtcctgggaatgtttgatggggacagtgtagagggagctttaatctgtatctaaccccgtgctgtacctgtcctgggagtgtttgatggggacagtgtagagggagctttactctgtatctaaccccgtgctgtagctgtcctgggagtgtttgatggggacagtgtagagcgagctttactctgtatctaaccccatgctgtacctgtcctgggagtgtttgatggggacagtgtagagggagctttattctgtatctaactccgtgctgtacctgtcctgggagtgtttgatggggacagtgtagagggagctttactctgtatctaaccctgtgctgtacctgtcctgggagtgtttgatggggacagtgtagagggagctttactctgtatctaaccccgtgctgtacctgtcctgggagtgtttgtctgTCACCTGAATGTTCCCTTTGAAACTCTAGCTGTAACTGCTGATTATTCCTGTTTTCCAGTCTCCTGTATTCCTGCTGTTCCTCGACTGTGTTTGGCAATTGTTGGACCATTACCCGGTTTCCTTTGAGTTCACAGACACCTACCTGATGGCAATACATGACAGCACCCACATCCTGCTCTTCAGGACGTTCCTGTTTAACTGCCCACGGGAACGGGCCTATATCCAGCAGGTACGGCagcctccctgtctgctctgtcgtGTGTGTGTGCGCCCTCCTTCCTCTCCGTGACCTGCCTGGTAaagccctctctctctcattctctccccatGCCAACCCAAGACTCTGGCCACTGATAGGAGGACACGATCGAATCTCTTCAGCAATGGCTGGCCGCGCACTCGCAGCACCGTACGGGGCGAGCAGGTGGTCCTGAAGGCCGGCTTCTTCACGCGAGAGGAGAGCAGCTGCCCACTCCCACCAGTCTGGGACTGGTCACTCCAGTTTCCAACAAAGCACCAGAGGTTGTTCAGAAATGCCCTTTACAGTGACACCCAACTGCTGGCCCAGAATGGGACATCTGTACACAGCAACACCGAGCaggtgagagactgagtgggttagagagagaggggaaatcagccagggttcctgctcctgatcactgtccagtgatccctgggttagagagagagaggggaaatcaaccagggttcctgctcctgatcactgtccagtgatccctgggttagagagagaggggaaatcagccagggttcctgctcctgatcactgtccagtgatccctggattagagagagagaggaaatcagccagggttcctgctcctgatcactgtccagtgatccctgggttggagagagaggggaaatcagccagggttcctgctcctgatcactgtccagtgatccctgggttagagagagagaggaaatcagccagggttcctgctcctgatcactgtccagtgatccctggattagagagagagaggaaatcagccagggttcctgctcctgatcactgtccagtgacccctgggttagagagaggggaaatcagccagggttcctgctcctgatcactgtccagtgatccctgggttagagagagagagagaggggaaatcagccagggttcctgctcctgatcactgtccagtgatccctgggttagagagagaggggaaatcagccagggttcctgctcctgatcactgtccagtgatccctgggttagagagagagaggggagatcagccagggttcctgctcctgatcactgtccagtgatccctgggttagagagagagaggggaaatcagccagggttcctgctcctgatcactgtccagtgatccctggattagagagggaggggaaatcagccagggttcctgctcctgatcactgtccagtgatccctgggttagagagagaggggaaatcagccagggttcctgctcctgatcactgtccagtgatccctgggttagagagagaggggaaatcagccagggttcctgctcctgatcactgtccagtgatccctgggttagagagagaggggaaatcagccagggttcctgctcctgatcactgtccagtgatccctgggttagagagagagagaggggaaatcagccagggttcctgctcctgatcactgtccagtgatccctgggttagagagaggggaaatcagccagggttcctgctcctgatcactgtccagtgatccctgggttagagatggaggggaaatcagccagggttcctgctcctgatcactgtccagtgatccctgggttagtgagagaggggaaatcagccacggttcctgctcctgttaactgttcagtgatccctgggttagagatagtgaggggaaatcagccagggtccctgctcctgatcactgtccagtgacccctgggttagagagagaggggggggaaatcagccagggttcctgctcctgatcgctgtccagtgatccctgggttagagagagagaggaaatcagccaggttcctgctcctgatcactgtccagtgatccctgggttagagatggaggggaaatcagccagggttcctgctcctgatcactgtccagtgatccctgggttagtgagagaggggaaatcagccagggttcctgctcctgatcactgtccagtgatccctgggttagagagagaggggaaatcagccagggttcctgctcctgatcactgtccagtgatccttgggttagagagagaggggaaatctgccaggattcctgctcctaatcactgtccagtgacccctgggttagagagagagagttgaaatcagccagggttcctgctcctgatcactgtccagtgatccctgggttagagagagagaggggaaatcagccagggttcctgctcctgatctctgtccagtgatccctgggttagagagagaggggaaatcagccagggtccctgctcctgatcactgtccagtgacccctgggttagagagagaggggggggaaatcagccagggttcctgctcctgatcactgtccagtgatccctgggttagagagaggggaaatcagccagggttcctgctcctgatcactgtccagtgatccctgggttagagagagaggggaaatcagccagggttcctgctcctgatcactgtccagtgatccctgggttagagagagaggggaaatcagccagggttcctgctcctgatcactgtccagtgatccttgggttagagagagagaggggaaatcagccagggttcctgctcctgatcactgtccagtgatccttgggttagagagagagaggggaaatcagccagggttcctgctcctgatcactgtccagtgatccctaggttagagagagaggggaaatcagccaggattcctgctcctgatcactgtccagtgatccctgggttagagagagagaggggaaatcagccagggttcctgctcctgatcactgtccagtgatccctgggttagagagagaggggaaatcagccagggttcctgctcctgatcactgtcccgtgatccctggattagagagagagagaggaaatcagccaggttcctgctcccgattactgtccagtgatctttgggttagagagagaggggaaatcagccagggtacctgctcctgatcactgtccagtgatccctgggttagagggagagaggaaatcagccagggttcctgctcctgatcactgtccagtgatccctgggttagagagagaggggaaatcagcccgggttcctgctcctgatcactgtccagtgttccctgggttagagagagaggggaaatcagccagggttcctgctcctgatcactgtccagtgatccctgggttagagagagagaggggaaatcagccagggttcctgctcctgatccctgtccagtgacccctgggttagagagagagagtggaaatcagccagggttcctgctcctgatcactgtccagtgatccctgggttagagagaaaggggaaatcagccagggttcctgctcctgatcactgtccagtgatccctgggttagagagagagaggggaaatcagccagggttcctgctcctgatcactgcccagtgatcccttggttagagagagaggggaaatcagccagggttcctgctcctgatcactgtccagtgatcactgggttagagagagaggggaaatcagccagggttcctgctcctgatcactgtccagtgctccctgggttagagagagaggggaaatcagccagggtccctgctcctgatcactgtccagtgatccctgggttagagagagaggggaaatcagccagggttcctgctcctgatcactgtccagtgatccctgggttagagagagatgggaaatcagccagggttcctgctcctgatcactgtccagtgatccctgggttagagagagaggggaaatcagtcagggttcctgctcctgatcactgtccagtgacaccttggttagagagagaggggaaatcagccagggttcctgctcctgatcactgtccagtgatccctgggttagagagagaggggggaaatcagccagggttcctgctcctgacccTGGATTAATTGCTGACCTGTTGTGTTGCAGGCTGACGCTCCATCGCTGAGGTCGGTGCACCTCCTGAGCAAAGGTCTCCTCCTGGTCCCAGCGCAGCTCCTTCCCTGGAAAGGTGCCTCCGTGGCGAAGAAACTCAGTCGGCTGAGCCAGTCGCTGGAGAGTTTGTTGGAGATGGAGCAGCCCCAGAGGATCCCGTTACCCCCATTCCTGGATCCCGTCGGCCTTCCCTTCCCGCCCATCCCAGCGCCCGGCCTCCGGCTCTGGAAGAGCTGTTACCTCCGCTGGCTGTCGGCGGGCGTGCAACGCAAGGCCAGGGATGGTCAGATCGCGGCCCTGGCCTCCCAGATCCAATCACTCGAGCGGAGGCTGCGGGGCGAGGCCGACGGGCGGAACGCGGCCCCCAACGGGCTGGACCGCCAGGGTAACCAAATTCCCCACCGCCCCAACGCCCCCATCCCAGCCTGCCTGAGCGAGACCGCTACCATGGAAACCTCCTTTTCCACCTCAGTGAGCAAGGCCGTGCTATAGCCGCTGACCTCTGACCCCTCCGAATGCCCCTCGACCCCGagcccccctcccttccaccatttTGAGATCCTCGGCCTTGAGCCCCCGAAGTGAGATTTGTCCCCCCGCTCGGCAGCGGGTGATTATGGGATGTCTGAGAGTGGGCTCGGTGTGAGGGGCTATTTCACGCACAGTTCAATGCGAGGGACTGACTGGTGGGGCTGAGGGGTGTGGGTCAGAGGGCGAGGGGCAGGGGAGGTAACCGATGATCGGACATTTCTGGGTGGAATGTTTGGACCTCCTCTCGAATGAGGTCAACTCTCCCATTGGCAATTCCCAAACTCCTTCCTTCCCACTTCCATTTGCGGAGATTGACGTCAGTTCGTTCCCAGACTCTGATTGTGggaactcaccccctcccccacccatccccctcccccaacccctcccccacacccatccccctccccccaacccatccccccactccccacacccatccccctcccccacacccatccccctcccccacacccatccccctcccccacacccatccccctcccccacacccatccccctcccccacacccatccccctccccccaaccccacacccatccccctcccccacacccatccccctccccctaacccatccccctcccccaacccatcccccacacccacccccccacacctacacccaccccccacacccaccccccccaacatccatcccccaccccaccccccacacccatccgTACCCCCAACCCATTCCCTCCAACCcatcccccacaacccaccccccccatcccccacaacccacccccccatcccccacacccgcaaacccctccctatccccacccaccccccacacccatcccccacacccctccctacacccaaacccattcccaccctagaccccttccccacaccgctccctatccccaacccatcctcctccccccccccttcccaaagtTGATTTGAGTGTCCTCTCTGTAGTGTTATCCCCAGGGTGAGGCCTCAtgacccctcattccccctcccgccgtcCACCCCCGACAAAGCCCTTGGCGTAGTGGCACCCCTGAGGAATCTCGGACGCACCCTGCTGTCCCCTCGGGATTGGGAAGGATTCACTCCACAAAGCGATTGTAGGCTTTCATTGATTTTGTTCAGTGTGGCCCACCCCCTCCTCAAAAAAAAAAAAGCACCCAGCTTGGTTATGATGCCCATCAGTGCCAAATAGCCAGATGTGCTGACTGCCTGAGCTGATGGACAAGGTActgtggagagggggcggggggaaggtaGCAGCCGCTTCGGAGAGAAACCCTCAAGCCCAGGccatgctccctccaaactgctgAACACAAAGAGAGGCGGTCAGGAAT is part of the Scyliorhinus torazame isolate Kashiwa2021f unplaced genomic scaffold, sScyTor2.1 scaffold_1395, whole genome shotgun sequence genome and harbors:
- the LOC140407261 gene encoding myotubularin-related protein 10-A-like; its protein translation is MAIHDSTHILLFRTFLFNCPRERAYIQQTLATDRRTRSNLFSNGWPRTRSTVRGEQVVLKAGFFTREESSCPLPPVWDWSLQFPTKHQRLFRNALYSDTQLLAQNGTSVHSNTEQADAPSLRSVHLLSKGLLLVPAQLLPWKGASVAKKLSRLSQSLESLLEMEQPQRIPLPPFLDPVGLPFPPIPAPGLRLWKSCYLRWLSAGVQRKARDGQIAALASQIQSLERRLRGEADGRNAAPNGLDRQGNQIPHRPNAPIPACLSETATMETSFSTSVSKAVL